A window of Bradyrhizobium sp. AZCC 1610 contains these coding sequences:
- a CDS encoding branched-chain amino acid ABC transporter permease gives MNTQLLIQLLVNGLVVGTLYGVVAMSFVLIYKATQVVNFAQGELLLVGAWVCWWLLTKYQVPFYLGMPITLVFMFLFGIAIQIVILRPMIGEPIISVIMVTIALSTVFSALMKWMFGVNLQPFPRIFQTQNVNILGLQVQTVYLMSLAVSVAMMVGMAWFFRLSKYGLAMRATAFNQQVAQSLGISVKSVFAMAWAISATVSAVAGVVVAVVNGVSAGLSAYGVKVFPAAILGGLDSVGGAVLGGIIIGLLENFAHFLDSEYLHWGNLYEIAPFYALIIILMIKPYGLFGTKDIERV, from the coding sequence ATGAACACCCAGCTCCTGATCCAGCTTCTGGTTAACGGCCTCGTGGTCGGCACGCTCTATGGCGTGGTCGCGATGTCGTTCGTGCTGATCTACAAGGCAACCCAGGTCGTGAACTTCGCGCAGGGCGAATTGCTGCTGGTCGGCGCCTGGGTATGCTGGTGGCTGCTCACCAAATATCAGGTGCCGTTCTATCTGGGTATGCCGATCACGCTGGTCTTCATGTTCCTGTTCGGCATCGCCATCCAGATCGTCATCCTGCGCCCGATGATCGGCGAGCCGATCATTTCCGTGATCATGGTGACGATCGCGTTGTCGACGGTATTTTCCGCGCTGATGAAGTGGATGTTTGGCGTCAATTTGCAGCCGTTCCCACGCATCTTCCAGACGCAGAACGTCAACATCCTCGGGCTGCAGGTGCAGACCGTCTATCTGATGAGCCTCGCGGTCTCGGTGGCGATGATGGTGGGAATGGCGTGGTTCTTTCGCCTCTCCAAATATGGTCTCGCCATGCGCGCCACCGCGTTCAACCAGCAGGTGGCGCAATCGCTCGGCATCTCCGTGAAGAGCGTGTTCGCGATGGCCTGGGCGATTTCGGCGACCGTCTCCGCCGTCGCGGGCGTGGTGGTGGCCGTCGTCAACGGCGTCTCGGCCGGGCTATCGGCCTACGGCGTCAAGGTGTTTCCAGCCGCGATCCTCGGCGGTCTCGACAGCGTTGGCGGCGCGGTGCTCGGCGGCATCATCATCGGGCTGTTGGAAAACTTCGCGCATTTTCTCGACAGCGAGTATCTGCATTGGGGCAATCTGTACGAGATCGCGCCGTTCTATGCGCTCATCATTATCCTGATGATCAAGCCGTACGGCCTGTTCGGCACTAAAGACATCGAGCGGGTGTAA
- a CDS encoding branched-chain amino acid ABC transporter permease — MAGQTLIPAGDFRTSYAADTTVFPTATSRNAMIAGIVLVCFAPHVVNEYILSLLIQIGIFGIAALGLNIVVGFTGQISIGHAAFFGFGAFTSAYLSNRFGIPVFFCIPLAGVVTAAVGLIFGLPAARLKGLYLAIATLAAQYILLDFFARAEWFTGGSVPASAEPFSIFGYMLRGDKQYFYVVLAYVVVCYLLVTNLIRSRDGRALIAVRDHYLSAEIMGINLTKYRTLSFGLAAFFAGVGGALYAHYNQVVSNEGFGIDRSIIFLAMIIIGGLGSIMGTLMGTAFMVLLPESMEWLSVALRGSPIDQFLGLKNNIAFLREMAIGIIIIVFLVFEPDGLAHRWRQIKAYWKLYPFSH; from the coding sequence ATGGCAGGCCAGACCCTCATTCCCGCCGGCGATTTCCGCACCAGCTATGCGGCGGATACCACCGTGTTTCCGACCGCGACCAGCCGCAACGCCATGATCGCCGGCATCGTGCTGGTCTGCTTTGCGCCGCACGTCGTCAACGAATATATCCTCAGCCTGCTGATCCAGATCGGCATCTTCGGCATCGCCGCGCTCGGCCTCAACATCGTCGTCGGCTTCACCGGCCAGATTTCCATCGGCCACGCCGCGTTTTTTGGCTTCGGCGCCTTCACGTCGGCCTATCTCTCGAACCGGTTCGGGATTCCCGTCTTCTTTTGCATTCCGCTCGCGGGTGTCGTGACGGCGGCCGTTGGATTGATCTTCGGCCTGCCCGCGGCGCGGCTGAAAGGGCTTTATCTGGCGATCGCCACGCTGGCGGCGCAATACATCCTGCTCGACTTCTTTGCCCGCGCCGAATGGTTCACCGGCGGCAGCGTTCCCGCCAGCGCCGAGCCGTTCTCGATCTTCGGCTACATGCTGCGCGGCGATAAGCAGTATTTCTACGTCGTGCTGGCCTATGTCGTCGTCTGTTACCTGCTCGTCACCAACCTGATCCGCTCGCGCGACGGACGCGCGCTGATTGCGGTGCGCGACCATTACCTGTCCGCCGAGATCATGGGCATCAACCTGACCAAGTACCGGACGCTGTCGTTCGGTCTCGCCGCGTTCTTTGCCGGCGTCGGCGGCGCGCTCTATGCGCATTACAATCAGGTGGTCTCCAACGAAGGTTTCGGCATCGATCGCTCGATCATCTTCCTGGCGATGATCATCATCGGCGGGCTCGGCTCGATCATGGGCACGCTGATGGGAACGGCCTTCATGGTGCTGCTGCCGGAATCGATGGAATGGCTCAGCGTCGCACTGCGCGGCAGTCCGATCGACCAGTTCCTGGGATTGAAGAACAACATCGCTTTCCTACGCGAGATGGCGATCGGAATCATCATCATCGTCTTTCTGGTGTTCGAACCGGACGGGCTCGCGCATCGCTGGCGGCAGATCAAGGCATATTGGAAACTCTACCCGTTCTCGCATTGA
- a CDS encoding ABC transporter substrate-binding protein produces the protein MTMKTLLSTASLALLLASAATTSQAQVALGHLTDYSGPTSDVGTPFGQGVADTYAWINKSGGINGAKVNLDTVDYGYQVPRAIAQYKKWSGSDKVAAILGWGTADTEALTGFLAQDKIPDISASYAAALSDPTGAGGKAKPAPYNFFYGPSYSDAVRGMLTWAAEDWKSKGKPGKPKFVHMGANHPYPNAPKAAGEAIAAELGFELLPPIVFALTPGDYSAQCLTLKSSGANYAYLGNTAGSNISVLNACKAAGVDVQFLGNVWGMDENAAKAAGAAADGVVFPLRTAVAWGGNAPGMKTFMEISKMSDAAGTTYRPVHYLAGVCTALYMKEAVEWAAKNGGATGENVKKGFYQKKDWVPAGGEGVCNPSTFTEKDHRGTLKVDLYRMKVAGSTDAPLNDLIKNGGIKMEKVKTIDLPRKPEWLGW, from the coding sequence ATGACGATGAAGACTCTACTGAGCACCGCCTCACTGGCTCTCCTGCTGGCGAGCGCCGCAACGACGTCGCAGGCCCAGGTCGCGCTGGGGCATCTCACCGACTATTCGGGCCCCACCTCGGACGTCGGAACGCCGTTCGGACAGGGTGTCGCGGACACCTATGCGTGGATCAACAAGAGCGGCGGCATCAACGGCGCCAAGGTCAACCTCGATACCGTCGACTACGGCTACCAGGTGCCGCGCGCGATCGCCCAGTACAAGAAGTGGTCCGGCTCCGACAAGGTCGCCGCCATTCTCGGCTGGGGCACCGCAGACACCGAAGCGCTGACGGGATTCCTGGCCCAGGACAAGATCCCGGATATTTCGGCATCCTATGCCGCGGCGCTCTCCGATCCGACAGGCGCCGGTGGCAAGGCCAAGCCTGCTCCCTACAACTTCTTCTACGGCCCGAGCTACTCGGACGCGGTTCGCGGCATGCTGACCTGGGCCGCCGAGGACTGGAAGTCCAAGGGCAAGCCCGGCAAGCCGAAATTCGTCCATATGGGCGCCAACCACCCCTATCCGAACGCGCCGAAGGCCGCCGGTGAAGCGATTGCCGCCGAGCTCGGCTTCGAACTGCTGCCGCCGATCGTCTTCGCGTTGACGCCCGGCGATTACAGCGCGCAGTGCCTGACCCTGAAGAGCTCGGGCGCCAACTACGCCTATCTCGGCAACACCGCCGGCTCGAACATCTCCGTACTCAACGCCTGCAAGGCGGCGGGCGTCGATGTGCAGTTCCTCGGCAACGTCTGGGGCATGGACGAGAACGCCGCCAAGGCCGCAGGTGCTGCCGCCGACGGCGTGGTGTTCCCGCTGCGCACCGCGGTAGCATGGGGCGGCAACGCTCCCGGCATGAAGACCTTCATGGAAATCTCCAAGATGTCGGACGCGGCCGGTACCACCTACCGTCCCGTGCATTACCTCGCCGGCGTCTGCACCGCGCTCTACATGAAGGAAGCCGTCGAATGGGCAGCCAAGAACGGCGGCGCCACCGGCGAGAACGTCAAGAAGGGCTTCTATCAGAAAAAGGATTGGGTGCCCGCAGGAGGAGAAGGCGTCTGCAATCCCTCGACCTTCACCGAGAAGGATCACCGCGGCACGCTCAAGGTCGATCTTTATCGCATGAAGGTTGCAGGCTCGACCGACGCCCCGCTCAACGATCTGATCAAGAATGGCGGCATCAAGATGGAGAAGGTGAAGACGATCGACCTGCCGCGCAAGCCCGAGTGGCTCGGCTGGTGA
- a CDS encoding ABC transporter ATP-binding protein, producing MTEATQMDRAPAAQAAAPLLSVHNIEVVYDKVILVLRGLSLEVPKGAIVALLGANGAGKSTTLKAISGLLKTEDGEVIRGEIVFDGERIDGIDPDKIVRRGIFQVMEGRRIISDMTSIENLKLGAFTRTDNEVGNDIDMVFRYFPRLKERTGLAGYLSGGEQQMLAIGRALMARPKMILMDEPSMGLSPLLVKEVFGIIKAINRDLGVTILLVEQNARAALSVASHGYIMEQGKVVLDGTADELRDNEDVKEFYLGGAGDQRRSFKNLKSFKRRKRWL from the coding sequence ATGACTGAAGCAACTCAAATGGATCGCGCACCGGCGGCGCAAGCCGCCGCCCCACTCCTCAGCGTCCACAACATCGAAGTGGTCTACGACAAGGTCATCCTGGTGCTGCGCGGCCTGAGCCTCGAGGTGCCGAAGGGCGCGATCGTGGCGCTGCTTGGCGCCAACGGCGCCGGCAAGTCGACGACGCTGAAGGCGATCTCGGGCCTGCTCAAGACCGAGGACGGCGAAGTCATCCGCGGCGAAATCGTCTTCGACGGCGAGCGCATCGACGGCATCGACCCCGACAAGATCGTCCGCCGCGGCATCTTTCAGGTGATGGAAGGCCGCCGCATCATTTCCGACATGACGTCGATCGAGAATTTGAAGCTCGGCGCCTTCACCCGCACCGACAACGAGGTCGGCAACGACATCGACATGGTCTTCAGATATTTCCCGCGGCTGAAGGAGCGCACCGGGCTCGCCGGCTATCTCTCCGGCGGCGAGCAGCAGATGCTGGCGATCGGCCGCGCGCTGATGGCGCGGCCCAAGATGATCCTGATGGACGAGCCGTCGATGGGCCTGTCCCCGCTGTTGGTCAAGGAGGTGTTCGGGATCATCAAGGCAATCAACCGCGACCTCGGCGTCACCATCCTCCTGGTGGAGCAGAACGCGCGCGCGGCGCTGTCGGTCGCGAGCCACGGCTACATCATGGAACAGGGCAAGGTGGTGCTCGACGGCACGGCCGACGAATTGCGCGACAACGAGGACGTCAAGGAATTCTACCTCGGTGGCGCCGGCGACCAGCGTAGGAGCTTCAAGAACCTGAAAAGCTTCAAGCGGCGAAAGCGGTGGCTGTGA